In Dromiciops gliroides isolate mDroGli1 chromosome 4, mDroGli1.pri, whole genome shotgun sequence, one DNA window encodes the following:
- the PRSS56 gene encoding serine protease 56, whose product MLLAALGLLGLLFPWGIGGVGVAVPRQERLARTTLQGLASNTCVALGSSVRTGHSPAEGCSEKGLTGYRKGDDGIQTQASGVPGLCQPYLALSWNGLDQAALEILGYWDEDVLVGGQYCVLVPLIPTSLALWSQQPHVHNSPGHQKLVTCGLRKHGTANVTWTQGRIVGGKAASPGSWPWLVSLRLNGQPMCGGVLVGDAWVLTAAHCFASLQNELLWTVTLSSSPRERQEEGIPVNRILPHPKFDPQTFQNDLALVELWVPVPPSEWAWPICLPEEPREPPAGTICSIAGWGAVYEDGPAAKDVTEARVPLLSLDTCRTALGPALHPNTMLCAGYLSGGVDSCQGDSGGPLTCSVAGPSLREVLYGITSWGDGCGEPGKPGVYTRVAAFGNWIRQQLDAPPSSREPSCREFLALDTQEDPSAEFSRLCSFYERSCPAPRGSGACPRLSQKKCQLRKRRCELRSLLQTLLSLLRDAQDFFSRHLGLLRLARALPQLGLGLLEHSWLPPRAPWRGQGSAPRGEAPLPQGRQEQEAEEKGCPGLDTLGQKLAAVRGAYAWILQVPPDQLSMDFQEILADLGSRTQKGLLQAQVRAVVGGRRVVFVTMIGMEPATLTHSLPGLLARALRALRAGPPI is encoded by the exons ATGCTGCTAGCCGCGCTGGGACTTCTGGGCCTCCTGTTCCCCTGGGGCATTGGGGGAGTGGGGGTTGCAGTCCCACGGCAAGAGCGCCTGGCCAGGACCACACTTCAAG GTTTGGCCTCCAATACCTGCGTGGCCTTGGGCAG CTCTGTCCGAACAGGGCACTCTCCTGCTGAAGGCTGTTCAGAGAAGGGCCTCACTGGCTATAGAAAGGGCGACGATGGAATACAGACGCAGGCTTCTGGCGTGCCGGGCTTGTGTCAACCATACCTTGCCTTGTCCTG GAATGGGTTGGACCAGGCGGCCTTGGAGATACTGGGATACTGGGATGAGGATGTGCTGGTCGGAGGTCAGTATTGTGTTCTTGTCCCCTTGATCCCCACATCCCTAGCGCTTTGGAGCCAGCAGCCTCATGTCCACAACTCTCCTGGACACCAGAAGTTAG tGACCTGTGGCCTGCGGAAACATGGAACTGCCAATGTGACGTGGACCCAGGGCAGAATTGTGGGGGGCAAGGCAGCATCCCCCGGCTCCTGGCCGTGGCTGGTCTCGCTGAGGTTGAATGGGCAGCCCATGTGCGGAGGTGTCCTAGTCGGGGATGCCTGGGTTCTCACCGCTGCTCACTGCTTTGCAAG ccttCAGAATGAGCTACTGTGGACAGTGACCCTGAGCAGTTCCCCAAGGGAGAGGCAGGAGGAGGGGATCCCTGTTAACCGCATTCTGCCCCACCCCAAG TTTGATCCCCAGACCTTCCAAAATGACTTGGCTTTGGTGGAGCTGTGGGTACCAGTGCCCCCATCCGAGTGGGCATGGCCTATTTGTCTGCCTGAGGAGCCCAGAGAACCTCCAGCAGGCACCATCTGTTCCATTGCTGGCTGGGGAGCTGTGTACGAAG ACGGCCCTGCGGCTAAGGATGTGACGGAGGCCAGAGTCCCCTTGCTCAGCCTGGACACTTGCCGGACAGCTCTGGGGCCAGCACTTCACCCCAACACCATGCTCTGTGCTGGCTATTTGTCTGGAGGGGTGGACTCCTGCCAG GGTGACTCAGGGGGGCCTCTGACATGCTCAGTGGCTGGGCCCTCCCTCAGGGAGGTCCTCTACGGCATCACGTCCTGGGGGGACGGCTGTGGAGAGCCAGGCAAGCCCGGCGTGTACACCCGCGTGGCGGCTTTCGGGAACTGGATCCGCCAGCAGCTGGATG CCCCTCCTTCCAGCCGGGAGCCCAGCTGCCGGGAGTTCTTGGCCCTGGACACCCAGGAGGACCCTTCGGCAGAGTTCAGCCGCCTCTGCTCTTTCTATGAGCGCTCCTGCCCCGCGCCTCGGGGATCTGGCGCCTGTCCCCGCCTGTCCCAGAAGAAGTGTCAACTGCGCAAGAGGAGATGTG AGCTGCGCTCTCTGCTCCAGACGCTGCTGAGCCTACTCAGAGATGCTCAGGACTTCTTTTCCCGTCACTTGGGTCTGCTTCGTCTTGCGCGAGCCCTGCCTCAGCTTGGCCTGGGGCTTCTGGAACACTCCTGGCTTCCTCCTCGTGCTCCTTGGCGGGGCCAGGGCTCAG cCCCCCGAGGAGAAGCCCCCCTACCCCAGGGGAGGCAGGAGCAGGAGGCAGAAGAGAAAG GCTGCCCTGGGCTGGACACTCTGGGCCAAAAACTGGCTGCTGTTCGGGGAGCCTATGCCTGGATCCTGCAAGTGCCCCCTGACCAGCTGTCTATGGACTTTCAGGAG ATCCTGGCTGACCTGGGCTCCAGAACTCAGAAGGGACTCCTCCAGGCCCAAGTCAGAGCAGTCGTGGGGGGCCGTAGAGTGGTCTTTGTCACCATGATCGGAATGGAGCCTGCCACCCTCACTCATAGCCTCCCCGGCCTTTTGGCCCGAGCCTTGAGAGCCTTGAGAGCTGGGCCCCCAATATAG
- the CHRND gene encoding acetylcholine receptor subunit delta, with translation MEGWTLGLGLLTALAVSGAWALNEEERLIRYLFDEKGYNKNLRPVERQGDKVDISLALTLSNLISLKEVDETLTTNVWIEQGWMDSRLQWDIAEFGNISVLRLPPDMLWLPEIVLENNNDGTFRISYSCNILVYPSGWVYWLPPAIFQSSCPITVTDFPFDWQNCSLKFSSLTYTAKEINLQLKQETDEVSGRSYPVEWIIIDPEGFTENGEWEIVHRAARKNIDQSVSPASTSYQDITFYLIIRRKPLFYIINILVPCVLISFMINLAFYLPADSGEKTSLTISVLLAQSVFLLLISKRLPATSHAIPLIGKFLLFGMVLVTVIVLICVVTLNIHHRTPSTHVLSQGVRKMFLETLPRILHMSQPEAEPVLGSQIRRSSSLGYISKAEEYFTVKSRSDLMFEKQSERHGLASRVTPARQPPAGSEESQQELYSEIKPAVDGANFIVNHMRDQNSYNEEKDSWGRVARTVDRLCLFVVTPLMSLGTAWILLQGMYNQPPLQPFPGDPFTYAEKDKRFI, from the exons ATGGAGGGCTGGacgctggggctggggctgctcACAGCTCTGGCTGTCTCAG GTGCCTGGGCCCTGAACGAGGAGGAGCGTCTCATCCGCTACCTTTTTGATGAGAAGGGTTATAACAAGAACCTTCGGCCTGTGGAACGGCAAGGGGACAAGGTGGACATCTCCTTGGCCCTTACCCTCTCCAACCTCATCTCCCTG AAAGAAGTTGACGAGACCCTCACCACCAACGTATGGATCGAGCAA GGTTGGATGGACAGCCGGCTCCAGTGGGATATAGCCGAATTTGGGAACATTAGCGTCCTCCGCCTGCCTCCGGACATGCTGTGGCTCCCAGAGATTGTCCTGGAGAACAA CAATGACGGCACCTTCCGCATCTCCTATTCCTGCAACATTCTCGTCTACCCCTCGGGTTGGGTTTACTGGCTGCCCCCCGCCATCTTCCAGTCTTCCTGCCCCATCACGGTCACTGACTTCCCCTTTGATTGGCAGAACTGTTCTCTCAAGTTCAG CTCTCTGACATACACGGCCAAGGAAATTAATTTGCAGCTGAAACAGGAGACAGATGAAGTCAGTGGGCGCTCCTACCCGGTGGAGTGGATTATCATCGACCCCGAAGGTTTCACAG AAAACGGGGAGTGGGAAATCGTCCACCGGGCAGCCCGGAAGAATATCGATCAGAGCGTCTCCCCCGCCAGCACCAGCTACCAGGACATCACCTTCTACCTCATCATCCGCCGGAAGCCCTTGTTCTACATCATCAACATTCTAGTGCCCTGTGTCCTCATCTCCTTCATGATCAACCTGGCCTTCTACCTGCCTGCTGACA GTGGTGAGAAGACCTCATTGACCATCTCTGTGCTGCTGGCCCAGTCTGTCTTCCTGCTGCTCATTTCCAAGCGTCTGCCTGCTACTTCCCATGCCATCCCCCTCATTGGCAA GTTTCTTCTCTTTGGCATGGTCCTTGTCACGGTCATTGTGCTCATTTGTGTGGTCACTCTAAATATCCACCACCGGACACCTAGCACCCACGTCCTCTCTCAGGGGGTCAGGAAG ATGTTCCTGGAGACCCTGCCACGGATCCTGCACATGTCCCAGCCAGAAGCGGAGCCAGTGCTGGGCTCCCAAATCCGCCGCAGCAGCTCTCTGGGCTACATCTCCAAAGCCGAAGAATACTTCACCGTCAAGTCCCGCAGTGACCTCATGTTCGAGAAGCAGTCAGAGCGGCATGGGCTGGCCAGCCGGGTCACTCCTGCCC GGCAGCCCCCCGCAGGGTCGGAAGAGTCTCAGCAAGAGCTGTACAGTGAGATAAAGCCGGCCGTGGACGGAGCCAACTTCATCGTCAACCACATGAGAGATCAAAACAGCTACAACGAG GAAAAGGATAGCTGGGGCCGGGTGGCCCGCACCGTGGATCGCCTCTGCCTCTTTGTGGTGACCCCTCTCATGTCCCTGGGCACTGCTTGGATTCTCCTGCAGGGCATGTACAACCAGCCCCCGCTTCAGCCTTTTCCTGGGGACCCCTTCACCTATGCTGAGAAGGACAAACGCTTCATCTAG
- the CHRNG gene encoding acetylcholine receptor subunit gamma: MPWLGWLELLLLAGCLGVQGLNQEEKLLNDLMKNYNPNLRPAEMDSDIINVSLKLTLTNLISLNEREEALTTNVWIEMQWCDYRLRWDPGDYEDVWVLRIPSTMVWRPDIVLENNVDGVFEVALYCNVLVSPNGCIYWLPPAIFRSSCPVTVTYFPFDWQNCSLVFQSQTYSSNEIDLQLSKEDGETVEWIFIDPEAFTENGEWAIKHRPAKKLLDPPASLGEAGNQRVVFYLLIQRKPLFYIINIIAPCVLISSVAILIYFLPAKAGGQKCTVSINVLLAQTVFLFLVAKKVPETSQAVPLISKYLTFLLVVTILIVVNAVIVLNVSLRSPHTHSMARGVRKVFLYLLPRLLKMHMRPLVPPAPRRLTRYLQNGSSGGVELVGEEAAPWMPCSELAFQQRWQRDGLVKAVLERIGNGLESGHSQEFCASLKQAAPAIQACVDACNHIAGTRRQQRHFNNENEEWMLVGRVLDRVCFLAMIVLFFCGTIGIFVLAHYNQVPALPFPGDPRTYLP; encoded by the exons ATGCCCTGGCTAGGATGGCTGGAACTGCTGCTGCTGGCCGGCTGTCTGG GAGTCCAAGGCCTGAACCAGGAGGAGAAGCTACTGAATGACTTGATGAAAAATTATAACCCTAACCTGCGGCCAGCTGAGATGGACTCTGACATCATCAACGTCAGCCTGAAGCTCACCCTCACCAACCTCATCTCCTTG AATGAGCGGGAGGAGGCACTCACCACGAATGTCTGGATAGAGATG CAGTGGTGTGACTACAGGCTGCGCTGGGACCCTGGAGACTATGAGGATGTGTGGGTGCTGAGGATCCCCTCCACCATGGTGTGGCGGCCAGATATAGTTCTGGAGAACAA TGTGGACGGAGTGTTCGAAGTGGCTCTCTACTGCAACGTGCTCGTGTCCCCCAACGGCTGCATCTACTGGCTCCCACCCGCCATCTTCCGCTCATCCTGCCCTGTCACCGTCACCTACTTCCCCTTTGACTGGCAGAACTGCTCCCTGGTTTTCCA GTCCCAGACCTACAGCTCAAACGAGATTGATTTGCAGTTGAGTAAGGAAGATGGCGAGACGGTTGAGTGGATTTTCATCGACCCGGAGGCCTTCACTG AGAATGGGGAGTGGGCCATCAAGCACCGCCCCGCCAAGAAGCTCCTGGACCCCCCAGCCTCCCTGGGGGAGGCTGGGAACCAGCGGGTGGTCTTCTACTTGCTCATCCAGAGGAAGCCCCTGTTTTACATCATCAACATTATTGCTCCCTGTGTGCTCATCTCCTCCGTTGCCATCCTCATCTACTTCCTACCTGCCAAAG CTGGTGGTCAGAAGTGCACGGTCTCCATCAATGTCCTGCTTGCCCAGACCGTCTTCCTCTTCCTGGTGGCCAAGAAGGTGCCAGAGACCTCTCAGGCCGTGCCCCTCATTAGCAA GTACCTGACTTTCTTGCTGGTGGTGACCATCCTAATAGTGGTGAATGCTGTGATCGTCCTTAATGTCTCACTCAGATCACCCCACACTCACTCCATGGCCCGAGGGGTCCGAAAG GTGTTCCTGTACCTACTGCCCCGACTACTAAAGATGCACATGCGCCCCTTGGTCCCCCCAGCCCCCAGGCGCCTCACCCGCTACCTACAGAATGGCTCTTCTGGGGGGGTGGAGTTGGTGGGAGAGGAGGCTGCCCCATGGATGCCCTGCAGTGAGCTCGCCTTCCAGCAGCGATGGCAGAGGGATGGACTGGTGAAGGCTGTACTGGAGAGGATAG GGAACGGCCTGGAGTCTGGGCACAGTCAGGAATTCTGTGCCAGCCTAAAGCAGGCAGCCCCCGCCATCCAGGCCTGCGTGGATGCCTGCAACCACATTGCAGGGACCAGGAGACAACAGAGACATTTTAACAAt GAGAATGAAGAATGGATGTTGGTGGGCCGTGTTCTGGACCGAGTCTGCTTTCTTGCTATGATTGTCCTCTTCTTCTGTGGTACCATCGGCATCTTTGTCCTGGCCCACTACAACCAGGTCCCGGCCCTCCCTTTCCCAGGGGATCCCCGTACCTACCTGCCTTAG